One genomic region from Bubalus bubalis isolate 160015118507 breed Murrah chromosome 12, NDDB_SH_1, whole genome shotgun sequence encodes:
- the TMEM250 gene encoding transmembrane protein 250, with protein sequence MPVMPIPRRVRSFHGPHTTCLHAACGPARASRPARTKYNNFDVYVRARWLYGFIRFLLYFSCSLFTAALWGALAALFCLQYLGVRVLLRFQLKLSALLLLLGRRRVDFRLLNELLVYGIHVTMLLVGGLGWCFMVFVDM encoded by the coding sequence ATGCCGGTCATGCCCATCCCCCGGCGGGTGCGCTCCTTCCACGGCCCGCACACCACCTGCTTGCACGCCGCCTGTGGCCCGGCGCGCGCCTCCCGCCCGGCCCGCACCAAGTACAACAACTTCGACGTGTACGTCCGGGCGCGCTGGCTCTACGGCTTCATCCGCTTCCTGCTGTACTTCAGCTGCAGCCTCTTCACGGCCGCGCTGTGGGGCGCGCTGGCCGCCCTCTTCTGCCTGCAGTACCTGGGCGTCCGCGTCCTGCTGCGCTTCCAGCTCAAGCTGtcggcgctgctgctgctgctgggccgCCGGCGCGTGGACTTCCGCCTCCTCAACGAGCTGCTGGTCTACGGCATCCACGTGACCATGCTGCTGGTCGGGGGCCTGGGCTGGTGCTTCATGGTCTTCGTGGACATGTGA